The following proteins are co-located in the Pedobacter frigiditerrae genome:
- a CDS encoding polysaccharide biosynthesis tyrosine autokinase, translating to MSAPENMPSPKSIRQDIDFYKIFKVFFSRWYWIVGCVLIALIIAKINLAYTVPTYQSFGQLKLQESNPTVNTAAAASSQVYNYTDKIQAEGFVIRSNSVILKAIESLDYKISYYLQGTIRKSELYPNKPFEIEILKQDSINFARNEYFVEPINATKFTIANSEKGTKTTYNYGSEIHLGEMIFKINTTIPDAGNFSFKFNSKEDFLGRANVSTNEAAKYTNVMSLTFTDNNPGFATDMLNAVMKSYIAHDITEKRRSARQTVAFIDQQLGFSNKKADTAGANFADYKVRNKIVDLSASSQTNFGKLSTFETQKTELNLAMIGIKQLEEQLNANRDKITINLNLEGEMSGTLNALIGQLNTLIAERQKKLIDFKANSQPIQDIDQQISGLKNSIRTNISSLKERNQKNIKFIDSQIALINQNQSTLPGKEKDFVRYQSNFEVSNKVLTYLSERKLESELNEAAIVPGAAIVNLASYASPITSNPNSVYSFAAMMGLSVGIGLILLVRFLNPYIYDKETVESLTNTPIIGVIRKFPDFIDKDSRQALSLTKPKSVFAESVRSVRTNLSFLAANKKSKTICITSEVSGEGKSFVTVNLASTLALIDKKVILIAADLRKSKLHRAFGNDNKKGLSNYLSGQSTLEDIISHDEMHGLDFIPSGPVPPNPSELLHTESMKKLLEILAPQYDYVLVDTAPVGLVSDAIPLIRQSDVNLFVIRSGKSQFRAAAIPERLSREYGLSNLAIVLNAFGDDALHSNYYTTDYSRGGGNSTYYYSDYSGYSGAGYYDNDPKKWWEFWKKK from the coding sequence ATGAGCGCTCCAGAAAATATGCCCAGCCCAAAATCTATTAGACAGGATATAGATTTTTACAAGATATTTAAGGTTTTTTTTAGTCGCTGGTACTGGATAGTTGGCTGTGTGCTTATCGCATTGATCATTGCTAAAATTAACTTGGCTTATACCGTGCCCACCTATCAAAGTTTTGGTCAGCTAAAGTTACAAGAGAGTAACCCTACGGTTAACACTGCTGCGGCAGCTTCTTCACAAGTATACAATTATACCGACAAAATACAAGCGGAAGGTTTTGTGATCAGGAGTAATAGTGTTATTCTGAAAGCAATAGAGAGTTTAGATTATAAAATTTCCTACTACTTACAAGGCACCATTAGGAAAAGTGAATTGTATCCAAATAAGCCATTTGAAATTGAAATCCTCAAACAAGATTCTATCAATTTTGCCCGAAATGAATATTTTGTTGAACCGATCAACGCTACAAAATTCACAATAGCCAATAGCGAAAAAGGTACTAAAACCACTTACAATTACGGTAGTGAGATTCATTTGGGAGAGATGATTTTCAAAATCAACACAACGATTCCAGACGCTGGAAACTTCAGCTTTAAGTTTAATAGTAAGGAAGATTTCTTAGGCCGTGCCAATGTAAGCACCAATGAAGCAGCGAAATACACCAATGTGATGTCCTTAACTTTTACCGACAATAACCCTGGCTTTGCTACGGATATGTTAAATGCGGTGATGAAATCGTACATCGCCCATGATATTACAGAAAAAAGGCGCTCTGCTCGACAAACTGTGGCATTTATTGATCAACAGTTAGGATTTTCTAATAAAAAAGCGGATACAGCTGGTGCAAATTTTGCTGATTATAAGGTTAGGAATAAGATTGTTGATTTAAGCGCTAGCAGTCAGACGAATTTTGGCAAATTAAGTACGTTTGAAACTCAAAAAACGGAATTAAACTTAGCAATGATTGGCATTAAACAATTAGAGGAACAACTGAACGCCAATCGTGATAAAATAACCATCAACCTTAATTTAGAGGGAGAGATGAGCGGCACTTTAAATGCACTCATCGGACAACTTAATACGTTAATTGCCGAACGCCAAAAGAAGCTGATTGATTTTAAAGCAAATTCGCAACCCATACAAGATATAGATCAACAAATTTCTGGTTTAAAGAACTCTATTAGAACCAATATCAGTTCTTTAAAGGAGAGAAACCAAAAAAACATCAAATTTATTGATAGCCAAATTGCGTTGATTAATCAAAATCAGAGTACCTTACCAGGAAAGGAAAAGGACTTTGTGCGTTACCAAAGTAATTTTGAGGTGAGCAATAAGGTGTTGACCTATTTATCTGAAAGAAAATTAGAATCTGAATTAAATGAGGCTGCCATTGTTCCAGGTGCAGCTATTGTTAACCTAGCCTCTTATGCTAGTCCAATTACTTCAAACCCTAATAGTGTTTATTCTTTTGCGGCCATGATGGGGCTTTCAGTAGGCATTGGCTTGATCTTATTGGTTCGTTTCCTTAACCCATACATTTACGACAAGGAAACTGTAGAATCATTAACTAATACCCCTATTATTGGCGTGATCAGGAAGTTCCCAGATTTTATCGATAAAGATAGCAGACAAGCACTTTCTTTAACGAAACCAAAATCTGTATTTGCAGAATCGGTGCGTTCTGTGCGGACTAACTTGAGCTTTTTGGCCGCCAACAAAAAAAGCAAGACCATTTGTATAACCTCAGAAGTATCTGGAGAAGGGAAATCTTTCGTAACGGTTAATTTAGCCAGTACTTTGGCGCTCATCGACAAAAAAGTTATTTTAATAGCGGCCGATTTGCGTAAATCAAAATTACATAGGGCTTTTGGTAACGATAATAAAAAAGGTTTGAGCAATTACTTGTCAGGACAATCTACTTTAGAAGATATCATCTCTCATGACGAAATGCATGGCTTAGATTTTATTCCATCGGGTCCGGTTCCTCCAAATCCTTCAGAATTATTGCATACTGAGTCGATGAAAAAATTATTAGAGATCTTGGCACCACAATATGACTATGTGTTGGTGGATACTGCTCCGGTAGGTTTGGTTTCTGACGCTATCCCATTGATCCGTCAGTCTGATGTGAACTTATTTGTAATCAGGTCTGGTAAATCTCAATTTAGGGCCGCAGCAATTCCAGAGCGGTTATCTAGGGAATATGGACTCAGTAACCTTGCAATTGTATTAAATGCATTCGGCGATGATGCACTTCACTCTAATTATTATACAACCGATTACTCAAGAGGTGGTGGTAACAGTACCTATTATTATTCAGATTATTCTGGCTATTCTGGCGCTGGGTACTATGATAATGATCCAAAGAAGTGGTGGGAGTTTTGGAAGAAGAAGTAG
- a CDS encoding UpxY family transcription antiterminator has translation MIDNTYKWYPIYTRSRAEKKTAEALAKKNITTYLPLKKVLKQWSDRKKIIEEPLLKSYLFIYISSKEYNEVLMTYGVTRFIYFSGKIASIPNKQLEDLQLLLANDTDLELIDYNISLGEKVLIKAGPFKGIIAELVSLKNKKSIVLRLENIGYSILINTSMAFIEPMK, from the coding sequence ATGATCGATAATACATACAAGTGGTACCCTATCTACACTAGATCAAGGGCGGAGAAAAAGACAGCTGAAGCTTTAGCCAAAAAGAACATCACTACTTATTTGCCTTTAAAGAAAGTTTTAAAACAATGGAGTGATCGGAAGAAGATTATTGAAGAGCCATTGTTAAAATCTTATCTATTTATCTATATCTCTTCCAAAGAGTACAACGAAGTATTAATGACTTATGGCGTTACTCGTTTTATCTATTTCTCTGGTAAAATTGCTTCAATTCCTAATAAACAACTGGAAGATTTACAGTTACTGCTCGCTAACGACACTGACCTTGAACTGATTGACTATAATATTTCTCTTGGAGAAAAAGTTTTAATTAAAGCTGGCCCTTTTAAGGGAATTATCGCAGAATTAGTATCTTTAAAGAACAAAAAGAGTATAGTTTTACGATTAGAAAACATCGGCTATTCTATTCTCATTAATACTTCTATGGCTTTCATTGAGCCGATGAAGTAA
- a CDS encoding polysaccharide biosynthesis/export family protein: protein MHRNSILNYFFAGLFILLLSACGARKERTLFNAATDVVTDTIKQVYVVNDQGPGEMYYKIKVNDLLAVRNLQDREFGAKSSTASATTATVGTNVTSYQVDAEGNVNLPAIGKVAVLALTRKEIANKLQLLYGEKLLVDPIIEVTVVNVKVTLLGEFNKQGNFLLERDNTTLIDILGEAGGINTKTADPKTLKIIRGDRSNPEIIYVNLNDINSLSSKKLILQNNDLILLQPTKSSALSEKLQGINNMIQPVLVLLNVALLIFTISK from the coding sequence ATGCACAGAAACTCTATCTTAAATTATTTTTTTGCCGGTCTATTTATCTTATTGCTTTCTGCTTGTGGGGCTCGCAAAGAGCGTACACTCTTTAATGCAGCTACCGATGTAGTAACAGACACCATTAAACAGGTGTATGTAGTAAATGACCAAGGTCCTGGAGAGATGTATTATAAGATCAAGGTAAATGACTTATTAGCGGTCCGTAATTTACAAGACCGAGAGTTTGGTGCTAAAAGCTCAACTGCATCAGCTACAACAGCAACAGTTGGTACAAATGTTACTTCTTATCAAGTAGATGCAGAAGGGAACGTAAATTTGCCAGCTATTGGCAAAGTGGCTGTACTTGCTTTAACGAGAAAAGAAATTGCTAACAAGTTGCAACTACTCTATGGCGAAAAATTGTTGGTTGATCCGATTATCGAAGTTACCGTGGTTAATGTTAAAGTAACTTTATTGGGCGAATTTAACAAACAAGGCAATTTTCTCTTAGAAAGAGACAATACCACCTTAATAGATATTTTAGGAGAAGCTGGAGGAATTAATACTAAAACAGCAGATCCTAAGACCTTAAAAATCATTAGGGGCGATCGCAGTAATCCTGAAATTATATATGTAAATTTAAACGACATCAATAGTTTATCTAGTAAAAAATTGATTTTGCAAAACAACGATCTTATTTTGTTACAACCAACCAAAAGCAGTGCATTGAGTGAAAAACTGCAAGGCATTAACAATATGATACAGCCCGTTCTTGTTTTACTAAATGTTGCCTTGTTAATCTTTACCATTTCTAAGTAA